The following nucleotide sequence is from Candidatus Poribacteria bacterium.
CTGCTTCAATGCCCGTGGTACGGCGGCTTCATCTCCCAGTTCCACATACGTTTTTTCAAGGTTGGACAAGGCCTCCTTAAAGAGGAAATCATGGAATCCACGCTGTAGGGATATCTCAAGTAACTCTTCGTATTTGGCACGTGCCTCCTCATAGCGTGCTTGCTTGAACAGGATATAGCCCCAAAGGTAGAGGATCTCTACCTGATCTGACTGGAGTATCGCCGTTTGGTAACTCTCTTTGACGGCATCTTCGGCTTTGATATAAAAGGAAACATTCGCTTCCGTTTCTGCCACTTTGGCATAGCAAAAAGCGATACAGTATTTGAACTGCGCAACGTAGCTGACATCAATAACCTTTCTGGGGCGCGGACGAATTTTAAATGCTTGCTCATACTTCTCAACCGCCGCCCTATATTCACCCTCCCATCGCAGGGATTCCGCTTCAGCGTACAGATCGATGTACTGATTCGTCAGTGTATTGGACTTATACGGAAAAAGGCATCCACACCCGAGCAGCCCCAGCGTGAAAACGCCAACAACGCTTCTGCATAACATTTTTATCAAAACATTCATAGTGATCTCCGCGACAACCGCATCCGTGAACCCACCCACGTCCCATACCATTGAACTTGCAGATTCTACAGGACTTACGCAAAACTACAGAATTTGATTGGTGATTGCGCAATCGGTGCGGTTAGGAAACCGCACCTACCGGGGAAGTGCGTAAGTCCTATTAGGTTTACCTATTACTTCCGAGAAAGCACTTTAATCGAGGCTCAGATGAGACCGCATCTGATGAAAAATACCGTCCCACATAGCGGGGATCCCGAAGCAACATTCCAATCGGTCAGGGTCACCTGCCTCATTCAAACGAATAATAAATCTCAGCGGTGCTGTTCGTCTGGAATAATACGCGGCATCCACCGAGAGAATATAAAGTTGTTCGGGCTCGAGAGGTAACGCTTTTACTTTCTCTTCATAGCCGGATGGCACTTCCCCGTACGTCAGACACAATACAGGGGGTGCCAACAGCCACTGAAAGAGTCCGATAAAGAAATTATCAGCATCACGGTATTTTAATTCGAGTTCCCAAACCGTTTGCCCATTGTTCTGTATCGCGTCTAACTCCCATGGGACCTTCTCTTTAGAGAAACGATCCATTTTCTCAACTGTAATACGCCCAATGTGCGATCGTTCTTGAAAATATAGATCCTTATACATACAGACTGTCGGTTCCATCAACGCCGACCGTGGATCAATGGTAATAAATCCAGGAA
It contains:
- a CDS encoding tetratricopeptide repeat protein, which encodes MNVLIKMLCRSVVGVFTLGLLGCGCLFPYKSNTLTNQYIDLYAEAESLRWEGEYRAAVEKYEQAFKIRPRPRKVIDVSYVAQFKYCIAFCYAKVAETEANVSFYIKAEDAVKESYQTAILQSDQVEILYLWGYILFKQARYEEARAKYEELLEISLQRGFHDFLFKEALSNLEKTYVELGDEAAVPRALKQFTERLERALQNRISDPLLEKALSNLGEMYLELADEAAARRTFGQLEELLEITLQSEEYARNLEYALYVLGEGYLKLGDETAARRIFERIEPHLEIVRQSGFHGGNLAYEWYMLGEGYLELGDEIAARRIYKQLLEKFPDSYLHSRFKDAIEKRFLRKQ